One Aureibacillus halotolerans genomic region harbors:
- a CDS encoding SbcC/MukB-like Walker B domain-containing protein: MKPVSLEIEGLNSFREKQVISFTGLCQGGVFGIFGPTGSGKSTILDAITLALYGKVERAEKNTQGIMNQQKDELRVALTFSLENEQNITTYRVERKLKRTGDISMQTVVCRFLDVTNEPIVLDDKTNEVNRSVQQLLGLSIEDFTRAVVLPQGKFAEFLSLKGTDRRQMLQRLFQLEKYGDQLSARLKDRKNNAQGKSDQLHAEKEGIGDASKHAVDEAKHAQDMAKKEEATTSKQKETAQTAFEEAKKIRQWQDEETSVKQLQFALQEKRPQMEAAQEAIVRSEAAQQLMPALETLKEARSQRTKSEEAYKRANEKERVFEQRATKAAEAYEQVRVERETLLPSLLERRSTLEHSRQTEQRLTAAQCEVEEQKSQLKNYSTKQDELQKKETDENARLAKGKARQEELHRELQSIKASIPSKEIIQKASTLYPRVEQQQRLLGRAVKEVEVAVAKLKTGERKRQSHTHQKTDMRKKLQVKNEQLFALYEHVKREERHVHQLLERALNEQKRQTAMDEEARADAFAYELAQKLHEGQPCLVCGSTHHPDRHSTKPTAVLLNEQDPYIEVVAQLHRLHDQTISLGDDLQLLADKLVSFQAKGDAPDEVSEQDEQYGPDFQEFHNAAQVAEQTTRLQQTVSQARKDVQHSQTEAEQLLTSYRETSTAETYAMENEEQLAQVVHDRGLEQESEEKALFELQTEWETSCGTWCALEEYKQQRETYEAAIEKIEDTTNRLEQSVTYLQTWEKNIVSFGHENEQLTLRVQHCNQALSASQATVTEAKASLEEVLQGEASIEQALERVQETIDKGKQQLEEKAKESQAMEADFRASQQQRKSDEDWLQRSKRTEEQAADVFNKALQDSLFADEQQVLASMLDQKMTNQYKQQWEAFKEELKHTSNQVKTLEEKLENKRINDAQWQSVREQTETAHQQWREAVERLGYHQQHVQSLQEKHLRYSLIEKEQTLLQDDLERMQLLEKVLKGNSFVEFMAEEQLMAVCYDASEKLRKLTKGRYAVEVDSQGGFVIRDDLNGGSRRPVQSLSGGETFMTSLSLALALSTQIQLRGQYPLQFFFLDEGFGTLDQSVLDTVVSALEELHGGVLSIGLISHVPALQERLVNKLYVHPPTVQGKGSQIEMLEV, translated from the coding sequence GTGAAACCAGTCTCACTGGAAATTGAAGGGTTGAATAGCTTTCGAGAAAAACAGGTCATTTCCTTTACTGGCTTATGCCAGGGCGGTGTGTTTGGCATTTTTGGTCCGACAGGAAGTGGAAAGTCGACCATCCTTGACGCTATAACACTGGCTCTTTATGGCAAAGTGGAGCGTGCTGAGAAAAACACCCAAGGCATTATGAATCAGCAAAAGGACGAGCTACGCGTTGCCCTCACCTTCTCATTAGAAAACGAGCAAAACATCACAACCTATCGTGTCGAACGGAAGCTTAAGCGGACGGGTGACATCAGTATGCAAACCGTTGTTTGTCGCTTTCTTGATGTAACGAATGAACCGATAGTGCTTGATGATAAAACCAATGAAGTCAATCGCAGTGTTCAACAATTGCTTGGTTTGTCCATTGAGGATTTTACGAGAGCTGTCGTGTTGCCCCAAGGCAAGTTTGCAGAATTCCTTTCATTAAAAGGCACGGATCGGCGCCAGATGCTACAACGCTTGTTTCAGCTTGAGAAGTATGGAGACCAGCTTTCGGCAAGGTTGAAGGACCGCAAAAACAATGCGCAAGGCAAAAGTGATCAATTGCATGCCGAAAAAGAAGGCATAGGAGATGCTTCAAAGCATGCTGTCGATGAAGCCAAACATGCTCAAGACATGGCAAAAAAAGAAGAAGCAACAACAAGCAAGCAAAAGGAGACCGCCCAAACTGCTTTTGAAGAGGCTAAAAAAATACGGCAGTGGCAGGACGAAGAAACAAGCGTAAAGCAGCTTCAGTTCGCATTACAGGAGAAGAGACCTCAAATGGAAGCTGCGCAAGAAGCCATCGTTCGTTCAGAAGCTGCACAACAGCTTATGCCAGCTTTGGAAACGCTAAAAGAGGCTCGTTCACAGCGTACGAAGTCAGAAGAAGCGTACAAGCGTGCAAACGAAAAAGAACGTGTCTTTGAGCAACGTGCAACGAAGGCAGCAGAAGCTTACGAACAAGTACGAGTCGAAAGAGAGACGTTGTTGCCATCGTTGTTAGAACGAAGATCAACACTTGAACATTCAAGACAAACAGAACAACGTTTGACGGCAGCCCAATGTGAAGTAGAAGAGCAAAAATCGCAGTTGAAAAACTATAGTACGAAGCAAGACGAATTACAGAAAAAAGAGACGGATGAGAACGCCCGTTTAGCCAAAGGGAAGGCACGACAGGAAGAGCTGCACCGTGAGCTTCAATCCATTAAAGCATCCATCCCTTCCAAAGAGATCATTCAAAAAGCGAGCACACTTTACCCGCGTGTCGAGCAGCAACAACGTCTTCTTGGTCGAGCGGTAAAGGAAGTGGAGGTGGCGGTCGCCAAGCTAAAGACGGGCGAAAGGAAACGCCAATCCCATACCCATCAAAAAACAGACATGCGAAAAAAACTACAGGTTAAGAATGAGCAGTTGTTCGCTTTATACGAGCACGTCAAGCGAGAAGAACGTCACGTACATCAGCTTTTAGAGCGGGCACTAAACGAACAAAAGAGGCAAACGGCAATGGATGAAGAGGCGCGTGCAGACGCTTTTGCGTACGAGCTCGCCCAGAAGCTTCACGAAGGACAACCTTGTCTCGTATGTGGGTCAACGCATCATCCTGACCGACATTCAACTAAGCCCACAGCGGTACTTCTTAACGAACAGGATCCGTACATAGAAGTGGTCGCTCAGCTGCATCGTTTACATGACCAAACGATTTCCTTGGGCGACGACCTTCAACTGCTGGCTGATAAACTCGTTTCATTTCAAGCAAAAGGCGATGCTCCAGATGAGGTGAGCGAACAAGATGAACAGTACGGACCAGACTTTCAGGAATTTCACAATGCCGCTCAAGTTGCAGAACAAACGACACGTCTCCAACAAACAGTTTCTCAGGCGAGAAAAGATGTCCAACACAGTCAAACGGAGGCAGAGCAATTGCTTACCTCTTACCGTGAAACTAGCACAGCTGAAACGTATGCAATGGAGAATGAAGAGCAGCTAGCACAGGTCGTTCATGATCGAGGTCTAGAACAGGAATCAGAGGAAAAGGCACTCTTTGAACTGCAAACGGAGTGGGAGACATCCTGCGGGACTTGGTGTGCACTAGAAGAGTATAAACAACAAAGGGAAACGTATGAGGCGGCTATTGAGAAGATCGAAGACACCACGAATCGACTAGAACAAAGTGTGACGTATTTGCAAACGTGGGAGAAGAATATTGTCTCTTTCGGTCATGAAAATGAGCAGTTAACGCTACGCGTGCAGCATTGCAATCAAGCCTTATCGGCGTCGCAAGCAACAGTTACTGAGGCTAAAGCCTCCTTAGAAGAAGTACTACAAGGGGAAGCCTCGATTGAGCAAGCGCTTGAACGAGTCCAAGAAACCATCGATAAAGGGAAGCAGCAACTGGAAGAAAAAGCGAAGGAATCACAAGCCATGGAAGCTGATTTTAGAGCATCGCAGCAACAACGTAAAAGTGATGAAGATTGGCTCCAACGTTCAAAACGCACAGAAGAACAAGCAGCAGACGTGTTCAATAAGGCGCTTCAAGACAGCCTTTTTGCGGATGAACAGCAAGTGCTCGCGTCTATGTTGGATCAAAAAATGACGAATCAATACAAGCAACAGTGGGAAGCCTTCAAAGAAGAACTAAAGCATACGAGCAATCAAGTGAAGACACTCGAAGAAAAACTAGAGAACAAACGGATAAATGATGCACAATGGCAGTCTGTGCGTGAGCAGACGGAAACTGCACATCAGCAGTGGCGCGAGGCCGTCGAGCGACTCGGCTATCACCAGCAACATGTGCAGTCCTTGCAGGAGAAGCATCTGCGATATAGCCTCATTGAAAAGGAGCAAACCCTCCTGCAAGACGATCTCGAGCGGATGCAGCTCCTAGAAAAAGTTCTTAAAGGCAACAGCTTTGTTGAGTTTATGGCAGAAGAGCAGTTAATGGCTGTGTGCTATGATGCTTCAGAAAAGCTACGTAAGCTTACGAAAGGGCGTTATGCGGTAGAGGTAGATTCTCAAGGGGGCTTTGTCATCCGAGACGATTTGAATGGCGGCAGCCGTCGACCAGTGCAATCTTTGTCTGGAGGGGAGACGTTTATGACGTCGTTGTCCTTGGCACTTGCTCTATCGACACAGATCCAGCTTCGTGGACAGTACCCTCTACAGTTTTTCTTTCTTGATGAAGGTTTTGGGACACTTGATCAAAGCGTGCTCGACACCGTTGTATCTGCTTTAGAAGAACTTCACGGTGGTGTCTTGTCCATCGGTTTAATTAGTCATGTGCCCGCTCTGCAGGAACGACTTGTGAATAAACTCTATGTTCATCCGCCAACGGTTCAAGGCAAAGGCAGTCAGATCGAGATGTTAGAGGTTTAA
- a CDS encoding HNH endonuclease, producing the protein MAQCELCGRHDIVTTLHHLTPKEKGGTHGATAALCRPCHKQVHALFTNEELAKHYYSIELLQTEERLHKFIRWIRKQPGDRMPAIKTANRRKKKKR; encoded by the coding sequence ATGGCACAATGTGAGCTGTGTGGCCGTCATGACATCGTGACGACCTTGCATCATTTAACACCAAAAGAAAAGGGTGGTACTCATGGCGCTACTGCCGCACTTTGCCGCCCTTGCCATAAACAAGTACATGCGCTATTTACAAATGAAGAGCTCGCCAAACATTATTACAGTATTGAGTTGCTTCAGACGGAAGAACGGTTGCATAAATTCATTCGATGGATACGCAAGCAACCAGGAGACCGAATGCCAGCCATCAAAACGGCCAATCGCAGAAAGAAGAAAAAAAGATAA
- a CDS encoding spore germination protein, whose translation MPAIIGAIKITTVGGGSGVIFGDTFYVSPKHSSKSSSGAASNVTGDFTIQNSLFSIVSTIDPDVADQNNVANA comes from the coding sequence TTGCCAGCGATTATCGGTGCCATAAAAATCACAACGGTCGGTGGGGGCAGTGGGGTTATCTTTGGCGATACGTTCTATGTATCACCAAAGCATTCATCAAAATCATCAAGCGGGGCAGCATCCAATGTGACCGGAGATTTTACAATCCAAAATTCATTGTTTTCCATTGTAAGCACGATTGACCCTGATGTGGCTGATCAAAACAATGTAGCCAATGCATAG
- a CDS encoding spore germination protein GerPE has product MISPRTSVITSTRVHTVTSSSVFQVGDSSRIQGTSKVYAVLREESLFLGNEGDFKDSVFTRSTPWSQLSHQVEMKQMNMSPYIAVKHINILGIGASSVFHIGSTGRVGLDSRIKNVRHLLSVPSVPPSS; this is encoded by the coding sequence ATGATATCCCCAAGAACGTCGGTGATCACTTCCACACGTGTTCATACAGTGACATCCAGCAGTGTGTTCCAAGTCGGCGACTCTAGCCGAATCCAAGGGACTTCAAAGGTGTACGCCGTTTTACGCGAAGAAAGTCTGTTTCTTGGTAATGAAGGCGACTTTAAAGATTCTGTTTTCACACGCTCGACGCCATGGTCACAGCTCTCTCATCAAGTTGAAATGAAGCAAATGAATATGTCCCCCTACATTGCCGTAAAGCATATAAATATTTTAGGGATTGGTGCTTCATCCGTTTTTCATATAGGGTCTACGGGCCGAGTTGGGCTAGACAGCCGAATTAAGAACGTTCGTCACCTTCTTTCAGTCCCTTCGGTTCCACCATCGAGTTAA
- a CDS encoding spore gernimation protein GerPD, which yields MTFQVVNYELSTCQIDVTSVSASSLLLVGDAEVIALSSMFDTPPESLIIGPFVPLTTR from the coding sequence ATGACGTTTCAAGTAGTAAACTACGAGTTAAGCACTTGCCAGATTGACGTGACGTCCGTATCCGCATCTTCTCTACTGCTCGTAGGCGATGCTGAGGTGATTGCATTGTCTTCCATGTTTGACACGCCACCCGAATCATTAATTATTGGCCCGTTCGTACCTCTTACAACAAGATGA
- the gerPC gene encoding spore germination protein GerPC: MQQLPWMQRMQQLEAQQFQNTKDIHRMKRQIEELQSSIEQLQKTPTTHIDKIEYKFDQLKIETLSGALSIGISPQDFEDLDVSSPDPYRQRQPLQASQSTEPYKQHQAIHQQTIDMLKKDGPSIIADLRQKLGIADDPEITRHMIQDVSAQMPTRIEYYIHQLQAEQAELSDEQLLEEVNERVRRDVRSAFDLFLRHLPKQKEDEEE; this comes from the coding sequence ATGCAGCAGTTACCATGGATGCAACGAATGCAACAGTTAGAGGCGCAACAGTTTCAAAATACGAAAGACATTCACAGAATGAAGAGGCAAATAGAAGAGCTTCAATCATCGATTGAGCAACTTCAAAAAACACCAACCACTCATATTGATAAAATTGAATATAAATTTGACCAATTGAAAATCGAAACACTTTCAGGAGCACTTTCCATTGGAATTTCACCACAGGACTTTGAAGATTTGGACGTGTCTTCTCCAGATCCCTATCGCCAAAGGCAGCCACTACAGGCATCGCAATCAACGGAACCCTATAAACAGCACCAAGCGATACACCAACAAACGATTGATATGCTAAAAAAGGATGGTCCATCCATCATTGCCGACCTTAGACAAAAGCTTGGTATTGCTGATGATCCCGAGATTACACGTCATATGATTCAAGACGTATCCGCTCAGATGCCAACGCGAATTGAATACTACATTCATCAGTTGCAAGCTGAACAAGCCGAGTTGTCAGATGAGCAGCTTCTAGAAGAGGTCAATGAGCGCGTGAGGCGTGATGTTCGCTCCGCATTCGACTTGTTTTTACGGCATTTACCAAAACAAAAGGAGGATGAAGAGGAATGA
- a CDS encoding spore germination protein GerPB, protein MKFYINQTIVIHTIRIAGISNSSVFQIGSSGQIQPLSNLYNSGGFTEPAPLPAEEPVVPPVSVPLRPPT, encoded by the coding sequence ATGAAGTTTTATATTAACCAGACCATTGTTATTCATACAATCCGCATCGCCGGAATTAGTAATTCATCTGTCTTTCAAATCGGCAGTTCAGGTCAAATCCAGCCGCTAAGTAACCTTTACAACAGTGGTGGGTTTACTGAACCCGCTCCACTTCCAGCAGAAGAACCTGTTGTCCCCCCAGTATCTGTTCCTCTTAGACCACCAACCTAA
- a CDS encoding spore germination protein: MPAIVGAIKVLSIGEAGVFHVGDVFSISPKSVSKTFAGAGSFNTGNGLTVSSYLSATNTYDQDAVDQAMIGNL; the protein is encoded by the coding sequence ATGCCAGCCATTGTAGGGGCCATTAAAGTCTTGTCCATCGGGGAAGCCGGTGTCTTCCATGTCGGCGATGTTTTTTCCATTTCACCAAAAAGTGTCAGCAAAACGTTTGCCGGCGCCGGTTCGTTCAACACGGGAAACGGCTTGACTGTATCTAGCTACCTTAGTGCAACCAATACGTATGATCAGGATGCTGTCGATCAGGCAATGATCGGAAATTTGTAA
- a CDS encoding fumarylacetoacetate hydrolase family protein has protein sequence MKWMQGEIENTLFVGLVLENGKILDVGRGTYALLPESHLPMTMLQCLEEHENAIEVAEKLLSYDEQTLRFYTYAPEDVKWHAPIISPYKHVLCIGKNYAEHAKEMAVGATPPDAPVVFTKAPDAVIGPHDAIPSHKGTTSELDYEGELALVIGKGGRNIAKKDAFDHIFGYTIVNDVTARDLQKKHMQFYLGKSLDGTCPMGPYIVSKGAVTDIEKVTIKTTVNNEVRQQGVLSDLLFDIPTLIETLSEGRTLRPGDVIATGTPAGVGKAMKPPVFLKNGDVVTITVEGIGQLSNVVRDEV, from the coding sequence ATGAAATGGATGCAGGGAGAAATTGAAAACACACTTTTTGTAGGCCTTGTACTAGAAAATGGAAAAATATTAGATGTTGGCAGAGGTACATATGCACTTCTACCAGAATCACATCTACCAATGACAATGCTTCAATGTTTGGAAGAACATGAAAACGCGATAGAGGTTGCAGAAAAGCTGTTGTCATACGATGAGCAAACACTCAGGTTTTACACGTATGCACCTGAGGATGTGAAGTGGCATGCACCTATCATAAGCCCTTACAAACATGTGTTATGTATTGGGAAGAACTACGCGGAGCATGCAAAAGAAATGGCAGTTGGGGCTACACCTCCTGACGCTCCAGTCGTTTTTACAAAAGCTCCGGATGCGGTGATCGGGCCGCATGATGCCATTCCTTCTCATAAAGGAACAACCTCCGAGCTTGATTACGAAGGTGAGCTTGCTTTAGTGATCGGAAAAGGCGGTCGCAATATCGCGAAAAAGGATGCTTTCGACCACATCTTCGGATATACGATTGTGAACGATGTTACGGCTAGGGATTTACAAAAAAAGCATATGCAATTTTACTTAGGAAAAAGCCTTGATGGCACCTGTCCAATGGGTCCTTATATCGTATCCAAAGGGGCAGTCACTGACATTGAGAAGGTGACAATTAAGACAACGGTCAATAATGAAGTAAGACAACAGGGAGTTTTATCTGACCTGCTTTTTGATATTCCAACATTAATTGAAACGTTGTCGGAGGGAAGAACACTTCGTCCAGGCGATGTTATCGCTACTGGAACGCCCGCGGGTGTTGGAAAGGCGATGAAGCCACCCGTCTTTTTGAAGAATGGCGATGTGGTGACTATCACTGTTGAAGGCATAGGGCAATTGTCTAATGTGGTAAGAGACGAAGTTTAA